In a genomic window of Cyprinus carpio isolate SPL01 chromosome A10, ASM1834038v1, whole genome shotgun sequence:
- the inpp5kb gene encoding inositol polyphosphate 5-phosphatase K isoform X1: MSDTFDVPRVRSDSTSTMESQSTSSRMILRERLAQLLVCLEDLSSDDEANEEVSRTLDEAFYLCGKYTNRESFRLHMVTWNVGTAEPPADVRSLLHLDSQQATDLYVIGLQEVNANPVRYISDLISEDSWSHLLMDTLAPMGYIKVTSVRMQGLLLILFAKQVHLPFIRDIQSTYTRTGLFGYWGNKGGVSVRFSFYGHMLCFLNCHLAAHMNYALQRMDEFEYILDMQDFDMYNTPQVLDHKVVFWFGDLNFRIADHGMHFLRSSINNGRFNLLWNRDQLTMMKKKEAILQEFEEGLLCFKPTYKFDRFSETYDTSGKKRKPAWTDRILWRIKPKAIDTEDENRSTTSSADDDEYPIKVTQGTYTCDVSYGVSDHKPVIGTFNLEMRKKVETPLVTLTVEGRWSADEDATFTYTILENFESSTWDWIGLYKIGFKSASDYSTFAWVKDDEIAANGEVVTVQMSKSELPLLAGDYVLGYYSTNMQTLIAFSPTFQILESQQAVMEGLVPENINGHEK, encoded by the exons ATGTCTGACACATTTGATGTTCCACGTGTGCGCTCTGACAGTACGTCTACCATGGAGTCTCAGTCTACTTCATCACGGATGATTCTTCGCGAGCGGCTCGCTCAGTTGCTCGTCTGCTTAGAAGATCTCAGCTCAGATGATGAGGCAAATGAGGAAGTGTCCCGTACGCTAGATGAAGCCTTTTACCTCTGTGGAAAATACACCAACAGAGAGTCCTTCAG GCTGCACATGGTCACATGGAATGTTGGCACAGCGGAGCCACCAGCTGATGTGAGGTCTTTACTGCATCTTGACTCACAGCAGGCCACTGACCTCTATGTGATTGG TCTACAGGAAGTGAATGCCAATCCAGTGCGGTATATCTCTGATCTCATTTCTGAGGACTCATGGAGTCACCTTCTCATGGATACCCTGGCACCAATGGGATATATAAAG GTGACTTCAGTGAGGATGCAGGGTTTACTTCTGATACTGTTTGCAAAGCAGGTCCACCTGCCTTTCATCAGAGACATCCAAAGTACATACACCCGCACAGGCCTATTTGGATACTGG GGAAATAAAGGTGGTGTGTCTGTGCGTTTTTCTTTCTATGGTCACATGCTGTGTTTTTTGAACTGTCATCTGGCGGCTCATATGAACTACGCCCTGCAACGCATGGATGAGTTTGAATATATACTGGACATGCAAGACTTTGATATGTACAACACTCCACAAGTGCTTGACCACAA GGTAGTCTTCTGGTTTGGTGATCTGAACTTTCGCATAGCTGACCATGGGATGCACTTTCTCCGCTCCTCGATCAACAATGGCCGCTTTAACCTGCTGTGGAACAGAGATCAG CTGACCATGATGAAGAAGAAAGAAGCTATTCTTCAGGAATTTGAAGAGGGACTGTTGTGCTTTAAACCCACTTATAAGTTTGACCGTTTCTCTGAGACTTACGATACAAG TGGTAAAAAGCGGAAGCCTGCCTGGACGGATCGTATCTTGTGGAGGATAAAACCCAAAGCTATAGACACTGAGGATGAGAATAGGTCGACAACATCATCAGCTGACGATGATGAGTATCCTATTAAGGTGACACAGGGCACGTACACCTGTGATGTCTCGTATGGGGTCAGTGACCACAAACCCGTCATTGGGACCTTCAATCTGGAG ATGAGAAAAAAGGTGGAGACGCCTCTAGTCACACTAACCGTGGAGGGACGCTGGAGTGCAGATGAAGATGCCACATTCACCTACACCATTCTGGAAAACTTTGAGTCCTCAACCTGGGACTGGATCGGATTGTACAAG ATTGGCTTTAAAAGTGCATCTGATTACTCCACCTTCGCTTGGGTCAAAGATGATGAAATAGCTGCCAACGGCGAAGTCGTGACG GTCCAGATGAGTAAAAGTGAGCTCCCCCTGCTGGCAGGGGATTATGTTCTTGGCTATTACAGCACCAACATGCAAACACTTATTGCCTTTAGTCCGACTTTCCAG ATTCTTGAGTCTCAACAAGCTGTAATGGAGGGTCTGGTACCTGAGAACATCAATGGACATGAGAAGTAA
- the inpp5kb gene encoding inositol polyphosphate 5-phosphatase K isoform X2, which yields MSAQNVGSRDGHQAFRLHMVTWNVGTAEPPADVRSLLHLDSQQATDLYVIGLQEVNANPVRYISDLISEDSWSHLLMDTLAPMGYIKVTSVRMQGLLLILFAKQVHLPFIRDIQSTYTRTGLFGYWGNKGGVSVRFSFYGHMLCFLNCHLAAHMNYALQRMDEFEYILDMQDFDMYNTPQVLDHKVVFWFGDLNFRIADHGMHFLRSSINNGRFNLLWNRDQLTMMKKKEAILQEFEEGLLCFKPTYKFDRFSETYDTSGKKRKPAWTDRILWRIKPKAIDTEDENRSTTSSADDDEYPIKVTQGTYTCDVSYGVSDHKPVIGTFNLEMRKKVETPLVTLTVEGRWSADEDATFTYTILENFESSTWDWIGLYKIGFKSASDYSTFAWVKDDEIAANGEVVTVQMSKSELPLLAGDYVLGYYSTNMQTLIAFSPTFQILESQQAVMEGLVPENINGHEK from the exons ATGAGCGCACAAAATGTTGGATCCAGGGATGGACATCAGGCTTTCAG GCTGCACATGGTCACATGGAATGTTGGCACAGCGGAGCCACCAGCTGATGTGAGGTCTTTACTGCATCTTGACTCACAGCAGGCCACTGACCTCTATGTGATTGG TCTACAGGAAGTGAATGCCAATCCAGTGCGGTATATCTCTGATCTCATTTCTGAGGACTCATGGAGTCACCTTCTCATGGATACCCTGGCACCAATGGGATATATAAAG GTGACTTCAGTGAGGATGCAGGGTTTACTTCTGATACTGTTTGCAAAGCAGGTCCACCTGCCTTTCATCAGAGACATCCAAAGTACATACACCCGCACAGGCCTATTTGGATACTGG GGAAATAAAGGTGGTGTGTCTGTGCGTTTTTCTTTCTATGGTCACATGCTGTGTTTTTTGAACTGTCATCTGGCGGCTCATATGAACTACGCCCTGCAACGCATGGATGAGTTTGAATATATACTGGACATGCAAGACTTTGATATGTACAACACTCCACAAGTGCTTGACCACAA GGTAGTCTTCTGGTTTGGTGATCTGAACTTTCGCATAGCTGACCATGGGATGCACTTTCTCCGCTCCTCGATCAACAATGGCCGCTTTAACCTGCTGTGGAACAGAGATCAG CTGACCATGATGAAGAAGAAAGAAGCTATTCTTCAGGAATTTGAAGAGGGACTGTTGTGCTTTAAACCCACTTATAAGTTTGACCGTTTCTCTGAGACTTACGATACAAG TGGTAAAAAGCGGAAGCCTGCCTGGACGGATCGTATCTTGTGGAGGATAAAACCCAAAGCTATAGACACTGAGGATGAGAATAGGTCGACAACATCATCAGCTGACGATGATGAGTATCCTATTAAGGTGACACAGGGCACGTACACCTGTGATGTCTCGTATGGGGTCAGTGACCACAAACCCGTCATTGGGACCTTCAATCTGGAG ATGAGAAAAAAGGTGGAGACGCCTCTAGTCACACTAACCGTGGAGGGACGCTGGAGTGCAGATGAAGATGCCACATTCACCTACACCATTCTGGAAAACTTTGAGTCCTCAACCTGGGACTGGATCGGATTGTACAAG ATTGGCTTTAAAAGTGCATCTGATTACTCCACCTTCGCTTGGGTCAAAGATGATGAAATAGCTGCCAACGGCGAAGTCGTGACG GTCCAGATGAGTAAAAGTGAGCTCCCCCTGCTGGCAGGGGATTATGTTCTTGGCTATTACAGCACCAACATGCAAACACTTATTGCCTTTAGTCCGACTTTCCAG ATTCTTGAGTCTCAACAAGCTGTAATGGAGGGTCTGGTACCTGAGAACATCAATGGACATGAGAAGTAA